One Chthonomonadales bacterium genomic window, GCCGTAGGCGGATCCCGCGGCGCGCCAGGTCGGGATCGGCCTTGATGAGGCCGAACACGTTGCGCGTCGCCGGGTCGGCATCCCAGCCCAGCAGCAGGTCCGGGGAGCTGAGGTGGAAAAAGCTGAGGGCGTGCGACTGGATGATCTGCCCGAGGTTCATCATGCGGCGGAGCTTGTTGGCCGTCGGGCTGATCTGCACAGCCAGGATCTGATCTCCGGCTTTGGCGGAGGCCAGCAGATGGCTGATCGGGCAGATCCCGCAAATGCGCGCCGTGATGCCGGCCATCTCGTGCAGGGGCCGACCCTCGCACAGTTTCTCGAAACCGCGGAACTCGGTCACGTGGAACCGGGCATCGTTCACCTGGCCCTCGTCATCGAGGTAGATGGTGATCTTCGCGTGCCCCTCGATCCGGGTGACAGGGTCGATCACGATCCGCTGAGACATAGCGAGCGCTCTCCTTGTTGTGGGCGCCCCGCGGGGGCGCGCGCCCTAGCCGAACTTGATGTCGCGCCCTTCGAGGGTGACGTGACCGGTGCTGAGCAGCTGCTCCAGCGCGGCCCGGATGCGCGGAGCGGGCGGCGGACAGCCCGGCAGGAAGACGTCGACCGGCACGACCTCGTGCACCGGCTTAACGCTTGGCAGGAGCCTCGGCACGATGCCTTCCTCGTCGGGGACGCGCCCCTGAATGGTCGCCGCCTCAACGTAGACCTGCTGCAGGATCGACGCGGGGTCGCCGAACGGGTTGCGCATCGCCGTCACGTTGCCGGTGACGGCGCAGTCGCCGAAGGAGATCAGGATTCGGGTTCGCTCGCGCACGGCGCGGATCGCCTCCAGGTTGTCCTCGTTGGCGACGGCGCCCTCCACGAGCGTCACGTCCACGTTCTCCGGAAACTCCTTGATGTCGACGATCGGGCTGTAGACGATGTCGACCATGCCGGCGAGGTCGATGAGAAACTCGTCCAGGTCCAGGAACGACATGTGGCAGCCGGAGCATCCGCCCAGCCAGACGGTCGCCACTCTCACCCGATCCATTGCTTCTTCTCCCGTGCCGTGACGATGAAATCGAGGCGCGTGCGGTCGCGGTCCATCTCGGCGACCGTCGAGCCGCGGCGGAAGATCGCACCCGTTGGGCAGGCCTGGACGCACTTACCGCAGGAGGTGCAGCTCGTGGCCGAGCCCCACGGCACGTTCATATCGGTGATGACCGTCGCCCTGGAGCCGCGACCGGCCACATCCCAGGTGTGCGCGCCCTCGATCTCGTCGCACACGCGGACGCACCGCGTGCAGAGCACGCAGCGATTGTGGTCGACCCCGAAGCGCGGATGGCTGACATCGACCAGGTGCTTCGGGAACAGATAGTCGAAGCGCACGTGGTCCATCCCCTGCGCGATGGCCAGGTCCTGGAGCTCGCAGTGGCCATTGGCCACGCAGACCGAGCAGACGTGGTTGCGCTCGGCGAAGAGCAACTCCAGGATCATGCGCCGGTACTCGCGCAGCCGCTCCGAGGTGGTGACTACCTGCATGCCCTCGGCCACCCGGGTAACGCAGGCTGGCAGTAGCCGGTTGGTCCCGACAACCTCAACCAGGCAGAGCCGGCAGGCTCCGACGTCCGTGGCGCCGTCCAGATGGCACAGGGTCGGTATCTCGATCCCCGCGTCGCGCGCGGCATCGAGCACGGTCTGCTCCTCGAGCGCGGACACCGGTTTGCCGTCTATGGTGAGCGTTCTGACCGCCATGAGAGTAATCCCCTTCGCGCACTCGTTGGGCCGCCGGGAGGCGTGGGCCGCCCGGCGCGGGCGTCACGCGGTCCGCGGCGCCGCTCCGTTGGCCGACGGCTCGCTGGGCGCTCCGATGAGAGCCCGGTAGTCTTCCGGGAAGTAGCGCAGCGTGCTGAGCACCGGGTTCGGCGCGGACTGGCCCAGGCCACAGAGGCTGGTCTGCTTGACCATCTCGCATAGTGTCCGCAGCGTCGCCAGGTCCTCGTCCGTGGCGCGGCGGTCGCGGATCTTCGTTAGCAGGCGGTGGAT contains:
- the hoxU gene encoding bidirectional hydrogenase complex protein HoxU, which encodes MAVRTLTIDGKPVSALEEQTVLDAARDAGIEIPTLCHLDGATDVGACRLCLVEVVGTNRLLPACVTRVAEGMQVVTTSERLREYRRMILELLFAERNHVCSVCVANGHCELQDLAIAQGMDHVRFDYLFPKHLVDVSHPRFGVDHNRCVLCTRCVRVCDEIEGAHTWDVAGRGSRATVITDMNVPWGSATSCTSCGKCVQACPTGAIFRRGSTVAEMDRDRTRLDFIVTAREKKQWIG
- a CDS encoding oxidoreductase, whose product is MDRVRVATVWLGGCSGCHMSFLDLDEFLIDLAGMVDIVYSPIVDIKEFPENVDVTLVEGAVANEDNLEAIRAVRERTRILISFGDCAVTGNVTAMRNPFGDPASILQQVYVEAATIQGRVPDEEGIVPRLLPSVKPVHEVVPVDVFLPGCPPPAPRIRAALEQLLSTGHVTLEGRDIKFG